One Kineosporia corallincola DNA window includes the following coding sequences:
- a CDS encoding ABC transporter ATP-binding protein has product MTVTTPYGPRTGTGPVVMRLEQVSRWFGNVVAVNDVSMTIGPGVTGLLGPNGAGKSTLIHLMSGFLPPSSGTVTVDGEPTWHNENIYRRIGLVPEREAMYEGISGWDFVLANARLHRLPDPKAAATRAIETVDMQSAAARDVAGYSKGMKQRIKMATALVHDPDVLLLDEPFNGMDPRQRLQLMDLMTELGANGRVVLFSSHILEEVEQIAGGIEVMVAGRHAASGDFREIRRLMTERPHQYTIRSSDDRALAAALIADGSTSGVELGVQAGSAVLNVQASDYHRFARRLPVFARERGIRLYEVTPADESLEKVFSYLVNR; this is encoded by the coding sequence ATGACCGTGACCACGCCCTACGGGCCGCGCACCGGCACCGGGCCGGTGGTGATGCGGCTCGAGCAGGTCAGCCGATGGTTCGGCAACGTGGTGGCGGTGAACGACGTCTCGATGACGATCGGCCCCGGCGTCACCGGGCTGCTCGGCCCGAACGGGGCCGGCAAGTCCACGCTGATCCACCTGATGAGTGGCTTCCTGCCGCCGTCGTCGGGCACCGTCACGGTGGACGGCGAACCCACCTGGCACAACGAGAACATCTACCGGCGCATCGGTCTCGTGCCCGAGCGCGAGGCGATGTACGAGGGCATCTCCGGCTGGGACTTCGTGCTGGCCAACGCCAGACTGCATCGCCTGCCCGACCCGAAGGCCGCCGCCACCCGGGCGATCGAGACCGTCGACATGCAGTCCGCGGCGGCGCGTGACGTCGCCGGCTACTCCAAGGGCATGAAGCAGCGCATCAAGATGGCCACCGCGCTGGTGCACGACCCCGACGTGCTGCTGCTCGACGAGCCCTTCAACGGCATGGACCCGCGCCAGCGGCTCCAGCTGATGGACCTGATGACCGAGCTGGGCGCCAACGGCCGGGTGGTGCTGTTCAGCTCGCACATCCTCGAGGAGGTCGAGCAGATCGCGGGCGGCATCGAGGTGATGGTCGCCGGCCGGCACGCCGCGTCCGGCGACTTCCGCGAGATCCGCCGCCTGATGACCGAACGCCCGCACCAGTACACGATCCGGTCCAGTGACGACCGCGCACTGGCCGCCGCACTGATCGCCGACGGCTCCACCTCCGGGGTCGAGCTCGGCGTGCAGGCCGGATCGGCCGTGCTCAACGTGCAGGCCTCCGACTACCACCGGTTCGCCCGTCGGCTGCCGGTCTTCGCCCGGGAACGAGGGATTCGGCTGTACGAGGTCACACCCGCCGACGAGTCGCTGGAGAAGGTCTTCTCCTACCTGGTGAACCGATGA
- a CDS encoding ABC transporter permease, which produces MSNNTGVIHDIGFRHYDGPRLGRGYLVRSLYIESLRGCYGLGRSAKSKIMPFLLLVVMVAPAVIVAVVAGVTKLDKLPISYVQYMFALGAAIAIFVAAQAPATVSRDLRFRVMPLYLSRPLTRNDYVLAKYGAMSSALFILIAVPQTALFAGALLAKMSFWPNAKDWAAGLLGALFLSLVLGGIGLLIASVTPRRGFGVAAVITVQLLLGLVSGVLASLADVQGHRSLAGYVALINPVSLVQGVLHWMVDTPVSYPQPPPGTVGGLVFTAAMIAVIAGCYALLIARYRKVSAS; this is translated from the coding sequence ATGAGCAACAACACCGGCGTCATCCACGACATCGGGTTCCGCCACTACGACGGACCGCGGCTCGGGCGCGGCTACCTGGTCCGCTCGCTCTACATCGAGAGCCTGCGCGGTTGTTACGGTCTCGGCCGCTCGGCCAAGTCGAAGATCATGCCGTTCCTGCTGCTGGTGGTGATGGTGGCTCCGGCCGTGATCGTCGCCGTGGTGGCGGGCGTGACCAAGCTCGACAAGCTGCCGATCAGTTATGTGCAGTACATGTTCGCGCTGGGCGCCGCGATCGCGATCTTCGTGGCCGCGCAGGCCCCGGCCACGGTGTCCCGCGATCTGCGGTTCCGGGTGATGCCGCTGTACCTGTCCCGCCCGCTGACCCGCAACGACTACGTGCTGGCCAAGTACGGCGCGATGAGCTCGGCGCTGTTCATCCTCATCGCGGTTCCGCAGACCGCTCTGTTCGCCGGTGCGCTGCTGGCCAAGATGTCGTTCTGGCCCAACGCGAAGGACTGGGCGGCAGGGCTTCTCGGGGCGCTGTTCCTGTCGCTCGTGCTGGGCGGCATCGGTCTGCTGATCGCCTCGGTCACCCCGCGGCGGGGCTTCGGTGTAGCCGCGGTGATCACCGTGCAGCTTCTGCTGGGGCTGGTCAGCGGCGTGCTCGCCTCGCTCGCCGACGTGCAGGGGCACCGGTCGCTGGCCGGGTACGTCGCCCTGATCAACCCGGTGTCGCTGGTGCAGGGCGTGCTGCACTGGATGGTCGACACCCCGGTCTCCTATCCGCAGCCGCCGCCCGGCACCGTGGGCGGGCTGGTGTTCACCGCGGCCATGATCGCCGTGATCGCCGGCTGCTACGCACTTCTCATCGCCCGCTACCGGAAGGTGTCGGCGTCATGA
- a CDS encoding ABC transporter ATP-binding protein, with translation MITVEKLSKRYGAVTALDGLTFAIEPGVVGLVGANGAGKSTMIKILLGLLPATSGSAHVLGLDVSTDGPAIRQRVGYMPEHDCLPADMSATEFVLHMARMSGLPLTAARERTADTLRHVGLYEERYRSMGGYSTGMKQRVKLAQALVHDPGMLLLDEPTNGLDPAGRDQMLALLRRIGTEFGIPMLVTSHLLGELEQVCDHIVVVDGGRLLRSTTTADVTSASRILAVEVDDRADELERALRAAGLSVHPAGRQIEVELIDDSTYDAVLDAVVGLGVGLHRLERRRHRMAEIFRADPTLDPGVHVPEGRQ, from the coding sequence ATGATCACGGTCGAGAAACTCTCGAAGCGCTACGGCGCTGTCACCGCGCTCGACGGGCTGACCTTCGCCATCGAGCCGGGGGTCGTCGGGCTGGTCGGCGCCAACGGGGCCGGCAAGTCCACGATGATCAAGATCCTGCTCGGGTTGCTGCCGGCCACCAGCGGCAGCGCCCACGTGCTGGGTCTCGACGTCTCCACCGACGGCCCCGCCATCCGGCAACGTGTCGGGTACATGCCCGAGCACGACTGCCTTCCGGCCGACATGTCGGCCACCGAATTCGTGCTGCACATGGCGCGCATGTCCGGGCTGCCGCTGACGGCCGCCCGCGAACGCACCGCAGACACGCTGCGCCACGTCGGGCTGTACGAGGAGCGGTACCGCTCGATGGGCGGCTACTCCACCGGCATGAAGCAGCGGGTCAAGCTGGCCCAGGCCCTGGTGCACGACCCGGGCATGCTGCTGCTCGACGAGCCGACCAACGGTCTCGACCCGGCCGGACGCGACCAGATGCTCGCGCTGCTGCGCCGCATCGGCACCGAGTTCGGCATCCCGATGCTCGTGACCTCCCATCTGCTGGGTGAACTCGAGCAGGTCTGCGACCACATCGTGGTGGTGGACGGCGGGCGTCTGCTGCGGTCCACCACCACCGCCGACGTCACCTCGGCCAGCCGCATCCTGGCGGTCGAGGTCGACGACCGCGCCGATGAGCTGGAACGCGCCCTGCGCGCGGCCGGGCTCTCGGTGCATCCGGCCGGGCGGCAGATCGAGGTCGAGCTGATCGACGACAGCACCTACGACGCGGTGCTCGACGCCGTCGTCGGTCTCGGCGTCGGGCTGCACCGCCTGGAGCGGCGGCGGCACCGGATGGCCGAGATCTTCCGCGCCGACCCCACGCTCGATCCGGGGGTCCACGTGCCCGAGGGGAGGCAGTGA
- a CDS encoding YraN family protein: MQLTKAELGRYGEELAAAHLEATGCRILARNWRCRLGEIDVVALEGQCLVVCEVKTRRSLAAGDPLESVTALKAGRLRRLAGAWLSTQQRFYPDVRIDVVGIVRPASGPARLRHLKGVV, encoded by the coding sequence ATGCAACTGACGAAGGCCGAACTCGGCCGGTACGGGGAAGAACTCGCGGCCGCGCACCTGGAGGCCACGGGCTGCCGGATCCTGGCCCGCAACTGGCGGTGCCGGCTCGGTGAGATCGACGTGGTGGCGCTGGAGGGGCAGTGCCTGGTGGTGTGCGAGGTCAAGACCCGGCGCTCGCTGGCGGCCGGAGACCCGCTGGAGTCGGTGACGGCGCTCAAGGCGGGAAGGCTCCGGCGCCTGGCCGGTGCCTGGCTGTCCACGCAGCAACGGTTCTATCCCGACGTGCGCATCGACGTGGTCGGCATCGTCCGGCCGGCCTCCGGCCCGGCCCGGCTGCGGCACCTGAAGGGGGTGGTCTGA
- a CDS encoding YifB family Mg chelatase-like AAA ATPase, whose translation MALGRALSVAIVGMTGHVVDVEADIALGLPAFTLVGLPDASLTESRDRVRAACSNSGHPLPTRRITVNLSPAALPKTGSGFDLAIAVALLTAQGVLEAPAVQKYVHIGELGLNGRVRPVRGVLPATLAAVRAGCPDVVVPVANAAEARLVPGARVHATATLSDLIRLHGGAPGRAPVEMEQAVLLEVSTRPAESDTTGPGDVLVRPGTLHPPGAPAGPEPDLSDVVGQKPARMALEVAAAGGHHLLLMGPPGTGKTLLASRLPGLLPDLDDESAVEVTALHSVAGTLDPAAGLIRRPPFQSPHHTCTAVSMVGGGSGLPHPGAASLAHRGILFLDEAGEFGSQVLDALRQPLEQGDLVIHRASGSARFPARFLLVLASNPCPCGFAFGTGKDCVCAPAARRRYLSRLSGPLLDRVDLQVDVPPVSRVDLAAGEQPETSATVARRVLAARAVARERLGGTPWTCNGEVAGSHLRGVLRLPPAVTHEVDRALDRHQLSIRGHDRVLRVAWTMCDLAGRERPDRDDVGRALVLRRRGQVPL comes from the coding sequence GTGGCACTGGGCCGTGCGCTGTCGGTCGCCATCGTCGGGATGACCGGGCACGTGGTCGACGTCGAGGCCGACATCGCCCTCGGGCTGCCCGCTTTCACCCTGGTCGGGCTGCCCGACGCGTCACTCACCGAGTCCCGTGACCGGGTGCGTGCCGCCTGCTCCAACTCCGGGCACCCGCTGCCCACCCGGCGCATCACCGTGAACCTGTCGCCGGCCGCGCTGCCCAAGACCGGCAGCGGGTTCGACCTGGCCATCGCTGTCGCCCTGCTCACCGCGCAGGGCGTGCTGGAGGCGCCGGCCGTGCAGAAGTATGTGCACATCGGCGAACTCGGGCTGAACGGCCGGGTACGCCCGGTGCGTGGGGTGCTGCCGGCGACGCTCGCGGCGGTGCGCGCGGGCTGTCCCGACGTGGTGGTGCCAGTCGCCAACGCGGCCGAGGCGCGGCTCGTGCCCGGCGCCCGGGTGCACGCGACGGCCACTCTGTCCGACCTGATCCGCCTGCACGGTGGAGCGCCGGGGCGAGCGCCCGTCGAGATGGAACAGGCTGTGCTGCTGGAGGTCTCGACCCGTCCGGCGGAGTCCGACACCACCGGTCCCGGTGATGTCCTGGTGCGGCCCGGCACCCTGCACCCACCGGGGGCGCCGGCCGGGCCGGAGCCGGACCTGTCCGACGTGGTCGGCCAGAAACCGGCCCGCATGGCCCTGGAGGTCGCTGCCGCGGGTGGGCACCACCTGTTACTGATGGGCCCGCCCGGCACCGGCAAGACTTTGCTCGCCTCCCGGTTGCCCGGCCTGCTGCCGGATCTCGACGACGAGTCGGCGGTGGAGGTGACCGCCCTGCACTCGGTGGCGGGCACGCTCGATCCGGCGGCCGGGCTGATCCGGCGTCCACCGTTCCAGAGCCCTCATCACACCTGCACGGCCGTCTCCATGGTCGGCGGCGGTTCCGGCCTGCCGCACCCCGGCGCGGCCTCGCTGGCGCACCGGGGCATCCTCTTCCTCGACGAGGCGGGAGAATTCGGCAGCCAGGTGCTCGACGCGTTGCGGCAACCGCTGGAGCAGGGCGATCTGGTGATCCACCGGGCCAGCGGCAGCGCCCGCTTCCCGGCCCGGTTTCTGCTGGTGCTGGCCAGCAATCCGTGCCCGTGCGGGTTCGCCTTCGGCACCGGCAAAGACTGCGTGTGCGCGCCGGCGGCCCGCCGCCGCTACCTGTCCCGGCTGTCCGGGCCCCTGCTCGACCGGGTCGACCTCCAGGTCGACGTGCCGCCGGTGTCCCGGGTCGACCTGGCGGCCGGGGAACAGCCCGAGACCTCCGCGACGGTGGCCCGGCGGGTCCTGGCGGCCCGGGCGGTGGCTCGCGAACGGCTCGGCGGAACTCCGTGGACCTGCAACGGCGAGGTGGCGGGCAGCCATCTGCGCGGTGTGCTGCGCCTGCCCCCAGCGGTCACCCATGAGGTGGACCGGGCGCTGGACCGGCACCAGCTGTCGATCCGGGGGCATGACCGGGTGCTACGCGTCGCCTGGACGATGTGCGACCTGGCCGGGCGGGAACGTCCGGACCGTGACGACGTGGGCCGTGCGCTGGTGCTGCGCCGGCGGGGGCAGGTGCCGCTGTGA
- the dprA gene encoding DNA-processing protein DprA: MSGTPHRSDEEERLARAAWSRLAEPGDARAGRWLAEMGAVAALAGVREGRAPGAERYAGRLTRLDPARDLHNLGLMGGRLLIPGDPEWPEALHRLDTEMPFCLYVRGPLRLDQACSQAVSIVGARAATAYGEHVAGELAMGCADRGLTVVSGAALGIDAAAHRGALAAGGPTLAVLAGGLDRAYPAANDLLIGEIARSGALVSEVPPGSAPTKWRFILRNRVIAALGRATCVVEAGVRSGTLGTANWADRLSIPVGAVPGPITSPASYGAHRLLRTGAVCVTSADELCELAGPIGAFVAEEAPVPLAEYDGLEQDDLRVLDALPVSRGAPVTSLCRVAGLDESSLLVALARLELRGLAEDRAGRWRRARTAG; encoded by the coding sequence GTGAGCGGGACCCCGCACCGGAGCGACGAGGAGGAGCGCCTGGCCCGGGCGGCCTGGAGCCGTCTGGCCGAGCCGGGCGACGCGCGGGCGGGTCGGTGGCTGGCCGAGATGGGTGCCGTGGCGGCGCTGGCGGGGGTGCGGGAGGGGCGCGCGCCGGGGGCGGAGCGGTACGCCGGGCGGCTCACCCGGCTCGACCCGGCGCGCGACCTGCACAACCTGGGGCTGATGGGTGGCCGGTTACTGATCCCGGGCGACCCGGAGTGGCCGGAGGCACTGCACCGGCTTGACACCGAGATGCCGTTCTGCCTCTACGTCCGGGGGCCGCTGCGGCTGGATCAGGCTTGTTCGCAGGCGGTTTCGATCGTCGGGGCACGGGCCGCCACCGCCTACGGCGAGCACGTGGCCGGGGAACTCGCGATGGGCTGCGCCGACCGGGGGCTCACCGTGGTGTCCGGAGCAGCGCTGGGTATCGACGCCGCCGCTCATCGGGGCGCCCTGGCCGCCGGTGGTCCCACCCTGGCGGTGCTCGCCGGCGGGCTCGACCGGGCTTACCCGGCGGCCAACGATCTGCTGATCGGCGAGATCGCCCGGTCCGGCGCCTTGGTGAGCGAGGTGCCACCAGGTTCGGCGCCGACCAAGTGGCGGTTCATCCTCCGCAACCGGGTGATCGCGGCGCTCGGGCGGGCTACCTGCGTGGTCGAGGCCGGGGTGCGCTCCGGCACGCTGGGCACGGCGAACTGGGCCGACCGGCTGAGCATTCCGGTGGGTGCGGTGCCCGGGCCGATCACGTCGCCGGCCTCCTACGGCGCCCACCGGTTGCTGCGCACCGGGGCGGTGTGCGTCACCTCGGCCGACGAGCTGTGCGAACTGGCCGGTCCGATCGGGGCTTTCGTCGCGGAGGAGGCCCCGGTGCCGCTCGCCGAGTACGACGGGCTGGAGCAGGACGACCTGCGGGTGCTCGACGCACTCCCGGTGAGCAGGGGAGCACCGGTGACCTCGCTGTGCCGGGTGGCGGGTCTGGACGAGTCGTCGCTCCTGGTGGCGCTGGCCCGGCTGGAGCTGCGTGGGCTGGCCGAGGACCGGGCGGGGCGCTGGCGCCGGGCCCGAACCGCCGGATGA
- the hemC gene encoding hydroxymethylbilane synthase: MRIGTRSSPMALAQVERVRAELTALEPGLEVEVVPVTTSGDRWQGSLAALGGKGAFTKEVDQLLLSGNVDLAVHCMKDVPGDRPVPAGTTFACYLERDDVRDALIHPGGLTLDELPAGTRIGTSAVRRIAQLARSHPHLDTVPIRGNANSRLAKLAAGQADALLLAYSGLERIGETARAAEILDVDTMFPPIGAGVLGLQCREDDAATTELAGRLGSPGTWRQTTAERMMLHVLQGHCNSPIAGFAADLPDGRLHLRAMVFSLDGKVAVQAEETGPASDPVLLGTSVALTLLRQGARELIEASADTA; encoded by the coding sequence GTGCGGATCGGCACCCGCTCCTCGCCGATGGCGCTGGCGCAGGTCGAGCGGGTGCGGGCCGAGCTGACGGCACTCGAGCCCGGCCTGGAGGTGGAGGTCGTGCCCGTCACCACCAGCGGCGACCGGTGGCAGGGATCGCTGGCCGCGCTCGGCGGCAAGGGAGCCTTCACCAAAGAGGTTGATCAGCTGCTCCTTTCGGGCAACGTCGACCTGGCCGTGCACTGCATGAAGGACGTGCCGGGCGACCGGCCGGTGCCGGCCGGCACCACGTTCGCCTGCTACCTGGAACGCGACGACGTGCGCGACGCCCTGATCCACCCGGGCGGACTCACTCTGGACGAGCTGCCGGCGGGCACCCGGATCGGCACCTCCGCGGTACGCCGGATCGCCCAGCTCGCGCGCAGCCACCCGCACCTGGACACCGTGCCGATCCGTGGCAACGCCAACAGCCGCCTGGCCAAGCTCGCGGCCGGGCAGGCCGACGCCCTCCTGCTCGCCTACTCCGGCCTGGAGCGGATCGGCGAGACCGCCCGGGCCGCCGAGATTCTCGACGTGGACACGATGTTCCCACCGATCGGCGCGGGCGTGCTCGGCCTCCAGTGCCGTGAGGACGACGCCGCCACCACCGAGCTGGCCGGCCGACTGGGCAGCCCCGGCACCTGGCGACAGACCACGGCCGAGCGGATGATGCTGCATGTGCTCCAGGGGCACTGCAACAGCCCGATCGCCGGCTTCGCCGCCGATCTCCCCGACGGGCGCCTGCACCTGCGGGCGATGGTGTTCTCGCTGGACGGGAAGGTCGCGGTGCAGGCCGAGGAGACCGGCCCGGCCTCCGACCCGGTGCTGCTCGGCACATCGGTCGCGCTCACCCTGCTGCGGCAGGGGGCCCGGGAACTCATCGAGGCCTCCGCCGACACGGCCTGA